A stretch of the Panicum virgatum strain AP13 chromosome 9N, P.virgatum_v5, whole genome shotgun sequence genome encodes the following:
- the LOC120691556 gene encoding protein ABERRANT POLLEN TRANSMISSION 1 isoform X1, which produces MMVGLVQLLVGFVVAWEAVELVLRHGLLLSVFKFAALGALAAAAGCVAVIFLARAVAWVLQRAAKLSIGCRSYGLNYLRDITISSSGLRGAVESICIGEIRLVLQKPLTQLGFTILTHGPILQLQISDLDVMLRQPVKSANKKKPSPRKPSSTSSTKAKGKSKAQAKWRLITSMASLLSLSIVELRLKSPKAALGIKDLKIDISKTGGLDPVLNVQINIIPLFVQALESDSIDNNTSVFSKLDWCVSGQYCSAMDTSDCSSFLFEDISFSCDLHQRDRGIKVKNLDLILGPIVVNLEEKLLTKKKQSAATVADQKGEPSVDNKSAARSEGGKLASLNKKISLFPEKVSFNMSKLDLKFLPKDHGLSINNEIGSISLRCTRLQPQDGFGESTTHLRLETAVTEIHLLMDGATSVLEVAKISTVVSANIPTQPALPVQAEVDVKISGFQCNLIMSRIKPLIRINSDKKKPPVAHESPQQEKAPKEKLALAWACTLSAPDLTIVLHSLDDVPLYHCIQSINVSASKLVDQGTRLHVKLGELKLLFACKRLQSMNESISGSLLHISRSTLDLEQKDPGKDNGEDHAKSSISVNISGIRMYFCFYYLESLCANAMSYKVFLKSILPPKKRSVQENAPQKSSKKTKGAQLIKINVAQCFVMYDGDMRLEDMTIADPKRVNFGSQGGRVVIINEDNGSPRMAYVNSTSLPDHKNVHFSTSLEISQVCVSLNKAKHSMQVELEKFRVTHKEDQLDNKPVEETKLLDVRKAKFVQRSGGQNDAAACSLINVTDIAIRWEPDPYLELLEVATRLKAVLYRMKLQNSVAEVKDDTLSMDIPAKKEDIGQQEKAQKKRESVIAVDLESLKISGEFADGVEAMVQVGSIFSENAKIGVLIEALAVSFCDAWIFKSSRMQLSRIPISVSDSHPDKKLQSAAVCDWVIQCRDANICLPFRLQLRAIDDAVEDTLRAFKLISAAKTSVLFPEKKSSATSSSSSKKKSKSVAFRYVRIIVRDLIAEIEEEPIQGWLDEHISLMKNVFSESAVRLNLLDELALGQNKDSPKAKLDTSASEKNNDCPEADADVPGIHSIEKLREEIYRQAFQSYYQACQKLPISEGSGACSSGFQSGFKMSTRRASVMSVHAKDIDVSLSKIDGGDEGMISFIKSVDPVCAKNDIPFSRLYGSNFTLKTRSLSAYLRDYAFPLFAGTSGKCDGRLVLGQQATTFQPQVRQDVYVGKWWRVNLLRSATGYTPPMKTYADIPLHFKKGEVSFGVGYEPVFADISYAFTVALRRANLAKRWFFERPEPPRRERSLPWWDDMRNYIHGRFNLSFTETEWHLPASTNPYEKHDQMLITSGYMEICYVDGYVSLSSKSLKVYITSLESLAKKTSLEIPHHPAIPFLETPTFFMDISIQWGCDSGNPMDHFIFALPAEGKPRDKVFDPFRSTSLSLKWSFSLKPSTTETIEHQRKSDVHTNDSPTVNVGAHDLVWLARWWNLLFLPPHKLRLFSRFPRFGVPRFVRSGNLPLDRVMTEQCIRFDSILLKINNMPLQPDDPAKGLTLHFTKFRIEIAFSRGKQIFTFDCKREPLDLVYQGIDLHLVKVFLNRIPEPSTSKDSKAENKSTKDRDSPGCEKGKMKTSSTEKSRDDGFFLHSDYFTIRKQTPKADAARLSAWQEDGRKKSEMPLIKSEFDGGDESDHEQSGSDDEGFNVVVADSCQRVFVHGLKILWNLENRAAILSWVGGLTQAVQPPKPSPSRQYTQRKILEKKQLIKEAEMPKDGALNSVSSASQPSEPQQIKSSESPPSNGSSKSDLTPSGETALKPSNNSDAEEEGTRHFMVNVVQPQFNLHSEEANGRFLLAAGSGRVLVRSFHSIVQVGQEMFEKAIGSSNVATSGSGPEMTWSRVELSIMLEHVQAHVAPTDVDPGAGIQWLPKIHRRSSEVKRTGALLERVFMPCQMYLRFTRHKGGTPELKVKPLKELAFNSPDITAGMTSRQFQVMMDVLTNLLFARTPRKTKSNLSYPLDNDDDDIEEASDAVVPDGVEEVELAKIGVELKERARKLLLDDIRALSTGVESSHDQSPSPKADDATWIVTGSRLMLVKQLKKGLVNVRIGRKEAYSTLRIAMQKAAQLRLAEKEKNKSPSCAMRVSTRINKIVWSMLADGKSFAEAEINDMIFDFDRDYKDIGIAQLTTKLFVLRNGLANAKSDTVLAPWNPPSEWGKNAMLRVNARQGAPTGGNSVIESFLVDIYPLKIYLTEAMYRMMWGYFFPGDEQQPQKRQELFKVSTTAGTRRKKSTSNVETNSPNNQSSKESTFTQKPELRRTSSFDRTWEETVAESVANELVSQMQGQSNAQSESQDAVKDSKLLRPVRSTREDKKIVEPNEVKQTRPQKLMDFRNIKISQVELLLTYEGLPFAVSDVRLLMDTFHREDFTGTWPRLFSRVKKHIVWGVLKSVTGMQGKKFKAKSTSQKEPSAALISASDFNLSDSDGDDAGNSDQLPAFLKKPSDGAGDGFATSVKGLFNSQKKKAKAFVLKTMKGEAEHDFHGERSENEIEFSPFARQLTITKTKKLIRRHTKKLNKSKVHKNSATEQEVLPPRAPAGYNTDSSDSSSAETSPKD; this is translated from the exons ATGATGGTTGGTTTGGTGCAGCTTCTGGTGGGGTTCGTCGTCGCCTGGGAGGCCGTCGAGCTCGTCCTCCGCCACGGCCTCCTCCTATCCGTCTTCAAGTTCGCCGCCCtcggcgccctcgccgccgccgcaggatgCGTCGCCGTCAT CTTCCTCGCCAGGGCAGTGGCCTGGGTGCTCCAACGCGCCGCCAAGCTATCCATCGGGTGCCGCTCCTACGGCCTCAATTATCTGCGGGACATCACCATTTCATCCTCAGGGCTACGG GGCGCTGTTGAGTCTATTTGTATTGGTGAAATCAGACTTGTCCTGCAGAAACCGCTCACCCAGCTGGGATTTACCATACTAACTCATGGACCAATCCTGCAACTGCAAATCTCTGATTTGGACGTTATGCTCAGGCAACCTGTGAAATCCGCAAACAAGAAGAAACCTAGCCCTCGCAAACCGTCCTCAACCTCATCCACAAAAGCAAAAGGAAAATCCAAAGCACAAGCGAAATGGAGGTTAATAACAAGCATGGCCAGTCTATTATCATTATCCATAGTGGAATTGAGGCTTAAG TCTCCAAAAGCTGCTCTTGGCATCAAGGACCTTAAGATCGATATATCGAAAACTGGAGGATTGGATCCAGTCCTCAATGTTCAAATTAATATTATACCTTTATTTGTACAAGCATTGGAGTCAGACAGCATTGACAACAACACGTCAGTGTTCAGCAAATTGGATTGGTGTGTTAGTGGACAATATTGTTCAGCCATGGACACTTCTGACTGTAGCTCATTCCTGTTTGAGGACATATCATTCTCATGTGACCTTCATCAAAG GGATAGAGGAATTAAGGTCAAGAATTTGGACTTGATTCTTGGCCCAATTGTTGTGAATTTGGAAGAGAAATTATTGACCAAGAAGAAACAGTCTGCAGCTACTGTTGCTGACCAAAAGGGCGAACCTTCTGTGGATAATAAATCAGCTGCCAGATCTGAAGGGGGCAAACTTGCATCACTAAATAAGAAGATAAGTCTGTTTCCTGAAAAG GTTAGCTTCAACATGTCCAAACTGGATCTGAAGTTTTTGCCCAAAGATCATGGCCTCTCAATCAACAATGAAATTGGTAGCATATCTTTGAGATGTACAAGGTTACAACCACAAGATGGCTTCGGAGAGAGCACAACACATCTCCGGTTGGAAACTGCCGTAACGGAGATTCAT CTTCTAATGGATGGCGCGACCTCAGTATTAGAGGTTGCAAAAATTTCAACAGTAGTTTCAGCTAACATTCCCACTCAG CCAGCATTGCCAGTTCAAGCTGAAGTAGATGTCAAGATTAGTGGGTTCCAATGTAATCTCATTATGAGCAGAATTAAGCCACTGATTAGAATTAACTCAGATAAAAAGAAGCCCCCTGTTGCCCATGAGAGTCCTCAACAAGAGAAGGCACCTAAAGAAAAATTAGCATTGGCTTGGGCATGTACACTGTCGGCTCCTGACTTGACTATTGTGCTTCACAGTCTTGATGATGTACCTCTTTACCAT TGTATTCAATCAATTAATGTTTCTGCAAGTAAGTTGGTAGACCAAGGAACTCGATTGCATGTCAAGCTTGGTGAACTGAAATTGCTTTTTGCTTGCAAACGCCTACAGTCGATGAATGAAAGCATCTCAGGCTCCTTACTGCACATTAGCCGTTCAACTCTTGATCTGGAGCAAAAGGACCCAGGCAAAGATAATGGTGAAGACCATGCTAAATCCTCTATCTCTGTTAATATATCTGGAATCAGAATGTACTTCTGTTTTTACTATCTCGAGTCACTTTGTGCCAATGCAATGTCCTACAAAGTGTTTCTGAAAAGTATTTTGCCTCCTAAGAAACGATCTGTCCAGGAGAATGCTCCTCAAAAGTCTAGCAAGAAAACTAAAGGAGCACAGCTTATCAAAATCAATGTTGCACAGTGCTTTGTTATGTATGATGGTGATATGAGGCTGGAAGATATGACTATAGCCGATCCAAAGCGTGTAAACTTTGGATCTCAGGGTGGTCGTGTTgtaatcatcaatgaagataaTGGTTCCCCAAGGATGGCCTATGTAAATTCTACTAGCCTTCCGGATCATAAGAATGTTCACTTCTCCACTTCTCTAGAGATTTCTCAGGTCTGTGTGTCTTTGAATAAGGCAAAGCACTCCATGCAGGTTGAACTTGAGAAGTTCAGAGTGACACATAAAGAGGATCAGCTTGACAATAAACCTGTAGAGGAGACCAAGCTGTTGGATGTGCGTAAAGCAAAGTTTGTCCAGCGTTCTGGTGGGCAAAATGATGCTGCAGCCTGCTCTCTCATCAATGTGACTGACATTGCAATCAGGTGGGAGCCTGATCCCTATCTGGAACTGCTTGAAGTGGCCACACGACTTAAAGCAGTTCTGTATAGGATGAAACTCCAGAATTCTGTTGCTGAGGTGAAAGATGATACATTAAGCATGGATATCCCAGCAAAAAAGGAAGACATTGGCCAGCAAGAAAAGGCACAAAAGAAACGAGAATCAGTTATTGCCGTCGATTTGGAATCGTTGAAAATTTCAGGTGAATTTGCTGATGGGGTTGAAGCAATGGTTCAAGTAGGATCCATATTTTCTGAGAATGCAAAGATAGGTGTTTTGATCGAGGCACTAGCGGTCAGTTTTTGTGATGCATGGATATTCAAAAGCAGTCGCATGCAGTTGTCTCGTATCCCGATTTCTGTTTCTGATAGCCATCCTGATAAGAAGTTACAATCTGCAGCTGTATGTGATTGGGTTATTCAATGCCGTGATGCTAATATTTGCTTGCCATTTAGGTTGCAACTAAGAGCTATAGATGATGCTGTAGAAGACACATTGCGGGCCTTCAAACTTATTTCTGCAGCAAAAACATCTGTTTTATTTCCCGAGAAGAAATCTAGCGCcaccagcagcagtagcagcaaaaAGAAATCAAAATCAGTGGCTTTTCGGTATGTGCGGATCATCGTGCGTGATCTGATAGCAGAAATTGAGGAAGAGCCCATACAAGGATGGCTTGATGAGCATATCAGTTTAATGAAGAATGTATTTTCTGAGTCCGCAGTCAGGTTGAATCTACTTGATGAGCTTGCTTTAGGCCAAAATAAGGATTCCCCCAAGGCAAAACTGGATACCTCTGCTTCTGAAAAAAACAATGATTGCCCTGAAGCCGATGCTGATGTGCCTGGCATACACTCCATTGAAAAACTCAGAGAAGAGATATACAGACAGGCATTCCAGTCATATTACCAAGCATGTCAGAAATTGCCAATCTCAGAAGGATCAGGTGCATGTTCAAGTGGCTTCCAGTCAGGATTCAAGATGAGCACCCGTAGAGCATCAGTTATGTCCGTACATGCAAAAGATATTGATGTGAGCCTATCAAAGATTGATGGGGGCGATGAAGGAATGATTAGTTTTATTAAATCTGTAGATCCAGTTTGTGCCAAAAATGATATCCCATTTTCCCGTTTGTATGGCAGCAATTTTACTTTGAAAACTAGATCTTTATCTGCTTATTTGAGAGACTATGCATTTCCACTCTTTGCTGGAACCTCTGGTAAATGTGATGGCCGCCTTGTGCTGGGTCAGCAG GCAACCACTTTTCAGCCCCAAGTTCGACAGGATGTCTATGTTGGCAAATGGTGGAGAGTAAATCTGCTCCGCTCTGCAACTGGTTATACCCCACCAATGAAAACATATGCTGACATACCATTGCATTTTAAAAAAGGGGAAGTGTCATTTGGAGTTGGCTACGAGCCAGTTTTCGCTGATATAAGCTATGCTTTTACTGTTGCACTCCGGAGGGCAAATTTAGCTAAGAGGTGGTTCTTTGAGCGTCCTGAACCCCCAAGAAGAGAGCGCAGCTTACCCTGGTGGGATGATATGAGAAACTATATTCATGGCAGATTTAACTTGAGTTTTACTGAGACAGAATGGCATCTCCCTGCTTCAACAAACCCTTATGAAAAGCATGATCAAATGCTAATCACATCTGGCTATATGGAAATATGTTATGTGGATGGTTATGTCAGTCTGTCTTCGAAGTCTCTAAAGGTGTACATAACTAGCTTAGAGAGTCTAGCCAAGAAGACTAGTTTAGAAATCCCACATCATCCAGCTATACCTTTCCTTGAAACCCCTACCTTTTTCATGGATATTTCAATACAGTGGGGATGTGATTCAGGTAACCCTATGGATCATTTTATATTTGCTCTTCCTGCTGAGGGAAAACCACGGGATAAAGTTTTTGATCCATTCCGCTCAACTTCTCTGTCACTGAAGTGGAGTTTTTCACTTAAGCCTTCAACAACAGAAACCATAGAACATCAGCGAAAGAGTGATGTGCATACAAATGATTCTCCGACCGTGAATGTAGGGGCTCATGATTTGGTCTGGCTAGCAAGGTGGTGGAACTTACTTTTTCTTCCTCCCCACAAATTAAGATTGTTTTCCAGGTTTCCACGTTTTGGAGTTCCTAGATTTGTACGGTCTGGAAACCTCCCACTTGATAGAGTTATGACTGAACAGTGCATTCGTTTTGATTCCATTTTGTTGAAGATTAACAACATGCCTCTACAGCCAGATGATCCTGCTAAGGGTTTGACACTACACTTCACAAAGTTTAGGATTGAAATAGCTTTCAGCCGTGGGAAGCAGATATTTACCTTTGATTGCAAGCgtgaacctcttgatcttgtcTACCAGGGCATAGATCTGCACTTGGTGAAAGTATTTCTTAACAGAATTCCTGAACCATCAACTTCAAAGGATTCTAAGGCAGAAAATAAGAGTACAAAAGATAGAGATAGTCCTGGTTGTGAAAAGGGCAAAATGAAAACTAGTTCTACTGAGAAAAGCAGGGATGATGGATTTTTTCTGCATTCTGATTATTTCACAATACGAAAACAAACTCCCAAGGCTGATGCTGCTAGATTATCAGCATGGCAGGAAGATGGCAGGAAAAAATCTGAAATGCCATTAATCAAGTCTGAGTTTGATGGGGGTGATGAAAGTGATCATGAGCAATCAGGCAGTGACGACGAGGGATTCAATGTTGTGGTGGCTGATAGTTGCCAGAGAGTTTTTGTCCATGGACTAAAAATTTTATGGAATTTAGAAAACAGAGCTGCTATCCTCTCCTGGGTTGGTGGTTTAACTCAAGCAGTTCAGCCTCCGAAACCATCTCCGTCTCGCCAATACACCCAAAGAAAGATTCTTGAGAAGAAACAGTTAATTAAAGAAGCTGAGATGCCGAAGGATGGTGCTCTTAACTCTGTGTCCTCAGCATCACAGCCTTCAGAACCTCAACAGATCAAAAGTTCAGAGTCACCACCTTCCAATGGGTCCAGCAAGTCAGATCTGACACCAAGTGGTGAAACTG CACTTAAGCCTTCGAATAATAGCGATGCTGAAGAGGAAGGTACAAGGCATTTCATGGTTAATGTTGTGCAACCTCAGTTCAATTTGCATTCAGAAGAAGCAAAT GGTAGGTTTCTGCTAGCTGCCGGTAGTGGGCGGGTCTTGGTTCGCTCATTTCATTCAATTGTGCAAGTTGGTCAAGAAATGTTTGAGAAAGCAATTGGTTCCAGCAATGTTGCGACCAGTGGGTCTGGGCCAGAAATGACCTGGTCACGTGTGGAGCTCTCTATCATGTTGGAGCATGTTCAGGCTCATGTTGCGCCCACCGATGTTGATCCAGGTGCTGGTATTCAGTGGCTGCCAAAAATACACCGCAGGTCATCTGAAGTTAAACGAACTGGTGCTTTACTTGAAAGGGTATTTATGCCGTGCCAAATGTATCTCCGCTTTACACGGCACAAGGGAGGAACCCCTGAACTGAAG GTTAAGCCACTGAAAGAGCTAGCATTTAACTCACCAGATATAACTGCTGGTATGACATCACGTCAGTTTCAAGTTATGATGGATGTATTGACTAATCTTCTCTTTGCAAGAACTCCAAG AAAAACGAAGAGTAATCTAAGCTATCCCCTGGACAATGATGATGACGACATTGAAGAAGCATCTGATGCAGTTGTACCTGATGGGGTTGAGGAGGTAGAATTAGCAAAGATTGGTGTTGAACTAAAAGAAAGAGCACGAAAGCTACTGCTTGATGATATCCGAGCCTTGTCTACTGGTGTTGAATCATCTCATGATCAGAGTCCGTCACCAAAGGCTGATGATGCTACTTGGATTGTTACTGGTTCAAGGCTAATGCTG GTCAAACAACTGAAGAAAGGGCTCGTGAATGTCCGGATTGGTAGGAAAGAGGCATATTCTACACTAAGAATTGCTATGCAGAAAGCTGCACAGTTGAGGTTggcagaaaaggaaaagaataaAAGCCCTTCATGCGCCATGAGAGTTTCAACGAGGATAAACAAGATTGTTTGGAGCATGTTAGCAGATGGAAAATCTTTTGCTGAAGCTGAAATAAATGATATG ATTTTTGATTTCGACCGGGACTACAAAGATATTGGCATCGCGCAGTTGACAACCAAGCTGTTTGTCCTTAGAAATGGACTTGCTAATGCAAAATCAGATACTGTTCTGGCACCATGGAACCCACCTTCTGAATGGGGCAA GAATGCAATGCTTCGTGTTAATGCCCGGCAGGGCGCTCCAACTGGTGGAAATTCAGTTATCGAGAGTTTTCTA GTAGACATCTATCCacttaaaatttatttgactGAAGCAATGTACAGAATGATGTGGGGATATTTTTTCCCTGGAGATGAACAGCAACCACAAAAGCGACAG GAGCTTTTCAAGGTCTCCACTACAGCAGGAACAAGACGAAAGAAAAGCACTTCTAATGTGGAGACAAACAGTCCCAATAACCAGTCATCAAAAGAATCTACATTTACACAGAAGCCTGAACTTCGAAGGACATCTTCATTTGACAGAACATGGGAGGAAACAGTTGCTGAGTCTGTAGCTAATGAACTTGTTTCACAGATGCAGGGTCAATCAAATGCCCAATCTGAATCTCAAGATGCTGTTAAGGATTCCAAGTTATTACGTCCTGTTCGTTCTACTCGTGAGGATAAGAAAATTGTGGAGCCTAATGAGGTGAAGCAAACAAGACCTCAAAAACTGATGGACTTCCGCAACATAAAGATAAGCCAG